The uncultured Cohaesibacter sp. genomic sequence TGACAGCGATGGCGTTGCTTTCCTGAAGAGACACAAAGGCGGTTTTGCTATCCGGCGTGATGGCAACATATTCCGGCTCGATCTGCTGCTCGAAGGAAATGCCCTCTGGTGCTGCTGTGTGGAAGTCTTCGCCGAAGTCATCCGCTTTGAGATCTTCAAAGGATACGGTTTTGACCTCCAGCGAAGGGATGGAAATGATGGACACCGTGCCGACCGGATCGGTTTTGAAATCGTCGGAAGGTTCGCCTTCGTTGGCCACCATGGCAAATTTGCCATTGGGCGCAAAGACAACGCAATCGGGCAATGCGCCCAGTTCGACATCGCCGACCAGTGTTCCATCGGTCTTGTAGAGAACCAACTTGCCGTTGGCTTGTTTGTCCTTATTCTCAACGGCAATGGCAACATAGTCGCCATGTACGTCAACAGAGTTGGCGCCTTTGCCAAAATCGGTAACATTCAGCGTACCGGTTTGCTTGATCGTGGCAGGGTTTGAAATATCGAAGATATCGATGGCCTTGTCATGGCCGTCGACGACAAACAGTCTCTTGCCTGCCTTATCGTAAGAGACGATCTCGGCGGCCCCTTCATCAAACACATTGGCCGAGTGCGTGGCAATCGGCTCCAGCGTGAGTGCATAGGCCGGAGCCCCGAACGGCGCGGCGAGGCAGCTTGCAAGAAGCAGAGCCTTGGAAATGGATTTGAACATGCGACCCTCTGTAATATCGGACAAAATCTGTTGCTGCTTTAGCGAAGGCAGATGACAGCTGCATGACTGCCCCTGCCGGCGCGCCTTCGTCTTCCCTTCGCGGTCTCTTTTCTCTGCTGTTTCATCTTATTGTTCGCCAAACAAGAATTCCGCAAAAGGCCGCTTTTCCTTGCTGTCATCCGGATATAAAAAGAATTTGAATATATTCATCTTTGGAGACTTAAATGTGCCGCTGGGTCGCTTACAAGGGACAGCCTGTTTTCCTTGAACATTATGTAACAACAGCCGACCATTCTCTGATTCATCAGAGTCTGCATGCGGAAAAGGGAAAAACCGTCACCAATGGCGATGGTTTCGGTATTGGCTGGTATGGCGCCAGAGACAATCCGGGCCTTTACAGAGAGATCCTGCCGGCATGGAACGATACCAACCTGAAAAGCCTAGCCTCCCAGATCCAGTCTTCCCTGTTCTTTGCCCATGTCCGCGCTTCTACGGGCACGGCGACCAATCGCTGCAACTGTCACCCCTTTGCCTATGACAAATGGTTGTTCATGCATAATGGCCAGATTGGAGACTATCACAGAGTCCGTCGCGGGCTGGAAGCACAATTGAGCGATGGCTATTACGAACACAGGTTCGGCAGCACTGATTCCGAGTTGCTATTCTTGCTTGCTGTTCAGGAAAATTTGCAGGGATGCCCGGTCACAGCCATGCGCAATGTGCTCCACAGGGTACAAAAGGCCATGGTCGACAAGGGCATCCGCACACCTCTGCGCTTCACTTCATGCCTGTCAGATGGCAAGCGCCTTTGTGGCTTCCGCTGCTCGACCGACCATCACGCCCCTTCGCTCTATTATCGGCGCTATGAGAATGGCGATGTGGTGCTGGTTTCCGAACCGATCGACCGGCAATCGGAATGTTGGGTCGAGGTGCCTCAGGATCAGGCTGTCTGCTTCAAGGAAAATGGCGATATGGTGCAAACAGACATGCACCTGCATTGATCAATCAGGCTGCGCACAGCCTGACATGCGGGCATTTAAGCCCAATCAATTGAACAGATTAAACTGTGTCCATTTATCCCTTGGGATTTCATCACCCTTTTTGTAGGTGAGCTTAAGCACCTTCATCTGGTCTTTGCTGGTGTCGCATGAATAGCTCACCTTATACCAATGCCCATGGCGGCGATAAGCGGCGCCAGCGGCCTTGACCTTTTGCTCACCAATC encodes the following:
- a CDS encoding class II glutamine amidotransferase, with the protein product MCRWVAYKGQPVFLEHYVTTADHSLIHQSLHAEKGKTVTNGDGFGIGWYGARDNPGLYREILPAWNDTNLKSLASQIQSSLFFAHVRASTGTATNRCNCHPFAYDKWLFMHNGQIGDYHRVRRGLEAQLSDGYYEHRFGSTDSELLFLLAVQENLQGCPVTAMRNVLHRVQKAMVDKGIRTPLRFTSCLSDGKRLCGFRCSTDHHAPSLYYRRYENGDVVLVSEPIDRQSECWVEVPQDQAVCFKENGDMVQTDMHLH